From a region of the Dermatophagoides farinae isolate YC_2012a chromosome 3, ASM2471394v1, whole genome shotgun sequence genome:
- the LOC124494610 gene encoding LOW QUALITY PROTEIN: uncharacterized protein LOC124494610 (The sequence of the model RefSeq protein was modified relative to this genomic sequence to represent the inferred CDS: deleted 1 base in 1 codon), translating into MNKNTICELVCHTDVSITINFFLLQTNMNITDKINGPTSASKNSNDPGHQMNNNDNSSLQTSCSYYSLTSASSSTSSSSTSCDSCSMNIALDANIEYYNHSYNESADHHSFIGRLMSTINMESNKKFDEDADDNDEIRIGSFDEECVTRVFHKIESLLMSKYPDHWEMLDYLFRDEQCSIEKAERFITSECLCEYVCLLQQLFQCSSSNTADDQRDQQEIRHRIGLFCRKLMAKNPAIVSMFIPQLASLLKASDMDDNAAASGVGPNLHFSNVIKTNLFYSDSNRVEVPIADKDLFQLIDWLHPGYNLPQLFQFIETTRVVLKEDLNHLFKNKGSYYLSHNHLARTDPFSQQHTMPIMDHLLIFILNENHPLRQKSTSQNSSSDSLHIQVNKNLIVFCLRATIFEQALQSFNHWLQQFNENIDIFGDKQSSIIGQHNPPLTTTTDDRKANTNDSSRLWSSYLVSQLYRLAIDLAMLCSSFNHLDLVNQFLSLRVADLDLTSNLERAMKAINFELNDENGGLFNEHNYIPAGQTLLLERIANHIQPQIMIDQYDSYDSFDQSMNNDDDDDDDSTSSDTNPQFQNPDSGDTNSNMDLQTMMVIKRKLLEKIRMNGQRLEAPVNNRWLFNECCICCENRWLLKRICCSSGACLSCLTRYYTERIRMGQLSIECIGPGCKSLIYRAEVLARLNGDDKALYGRLLLSQSNESDRIRPCPRCNRLFTLSSKQQTKMKYTDTHLLFKRMLMCGLAARLSVKHSKSFKVKCDACHYDWCFKCHSPWHEGISCNDYIRGDRLLKTWAKHSDLLTGDVNAQKCPKCKIYIQRINGCDHMHCIRCKSDFCYRCGDPIRHVRFFGDHYSRLSVFGCKYRYKPKNPIQRKLVRGAVLGSKLVVLPVLTTVCLCTGILVLAVGVAAMPFVGGIYFFNYIRNQRHRTMVHLYNYRINRQDGHVQNQNQSSHQSTIAVINDGNQSIPSFDLYEQDSLAAINVLEWQSMYSLDENVSSNNNDNATND; encoded by the exons atgaacaaaaatactATATGCGAATTGGTTTGTCATACAG ATGTTTCTataacaataaatttttttttgttacaaacaAATATGAATATAACGGACAAGATCAATGGCCCTACATCGGCATCTAAAAATTCTAATGATCCTggtcatcaaatgaataataatgataatagttCATTACAGACGTCCTGTtcatattattcattgacatcggcatcatcatcgacgtcatcgtcatctacATCATGTGATAGTTGTTCGATGAATATAGCACTTGATGCTAATATTGAATATTacaatcattcatataatgAATCAGcagatcatcattcatttattggtCGATTAATGTCTACCATCAATATGGAatctaataaaaaatttgatgaagatgcagatgataatgatgaaattcgaATCGGATCATTTGACGAAGAATGTGTGACACGAGTTTTccataaaattgaatcattattaatgtCAAAATATCCAGATCATTGGGAAATGCTTGATTATCTGTTCCGTGATGAACAATGTAGCATCGAAAAAGCAGAAAGATTTATTACCAGCGAATGTTTGTGTGAATATGTTTGCCTGTTACAGCAATTGTTCCAGTGCAGCAGCTCCAACACTGCCGACGATCAACGAGATCAACAAGAAATTCGACACCGTATCGGTTTATTTTGTCGAAAATTAATGGCCAAAAATCCTGCTATTGTGTCCATGTTTATTCCGCAATTGGCCAGTCTATTAAAAGCGAGTgatatggatgataatgCAGCTGCCAGTGGTGTCGGACCTAACCTGCATTTCTCTAATGTGATTAAAACCAATTTATTCTATTCAGATTCAAATAGGGTCGAAGTGCCTATCGCTGATAAGGATTTATTCCAGTTGATCGATTGGCTACATCCTGGCTACAATTTACCACagctttttcaatttatagaAACGACCCGTGTTGTTTTGAAAGaagatttgaatcatttgttcaaaaaCAAAGGCAGTTATTATCTAAGTCATAATCACTTGGCCCGAACGGATCCATTTAGCCAACAACACACAATGCCTATCATGGAtcatttgttaatttttattctaaaTGAGAATCATCCTCTTAGACAAAAGTCGACTAGCCAGAATTCATCATCCGATAGTCTACATATTCAagtcaacaaaaatttgattgttttctgTTTACGTGCCACGATATTCGAACAAGCATTACAGAGTTTTAATCACTGGCTTcaacaattcaatgaaaacattgatatttttggtgataaacaatcatcaataattggtCAACATAATCCAccactaacaacaacaactgatgATAGAAAAGCTAACACTAATGATAGCAGCCGATTATGGTCATCTTATCTGGTTAGTCAATTATATCGATTGGCCATTGATCTAGCCATGCTATGTTCATCGTTTAATCATTTGGATTTAGTCAATCAATTTCTAAGTCTTCGTGTGGCTG atCTCGATTTGACAAGTAACCTAGAACGAGCGATGAAAGCCATTAAtttcgaattgaatgatgagaaTGGTGGATTGTTCAACGAACATAACTATATACCGGCTGGACAAACATTATTACTGGAACGAATCGCCAATCACATTCAACCACAAATCATGATTGACCAATATGATTCATATGATTcattcgatcaatcaatgaacaacg atgatgatgatgatgatgattcaactTCATCCGATACTAATCctcaatttcaaaatcctGATTCTGGTGATACGAATAGTAATATGGATCTGcaaacgatgatggtgataaaacGCAAATTACTAGAAAAAATACGTATGAATGGCCAAAGGTTAGAGGCACCGGTCAACAATCGTTGGTTATTTAATGAATGCTGTATTTGCTGTGAAAATCGATGGCTTCTTAAACGTATATGTTGTTCGTCGGGTGCCTGTTTATCTTGCCTGACCCGTTATTACACTGAACGAATTCGAATGGGACAATTGAGCATTGAATGTATTGGTCCTGGATGCAAATCATTGATCTATCGAGCTGAAGTGTTGGCACGTctgaatggtgatgataaagcTTTGTATGGTCGATTGTTATTGAGCCAATCGAATGAATCGGATCGCATTCGACCATGTCCACGTTGTAATCGATTATTCACATTATCGAGTAAACAACAaactaaaatgaaatataccGACACGCATTTATTGTTCAAACGAATGTTGATGTGTGGCTTAGCAGCTCGGTTGTCGGTTAAACACTCCAAGTCATTCAA AGTAAAATGTGATGCTTGTCATTATGATTGGTGTTTCAAATGCCATAGTCCTTGGCATGAAG GAATTTCTTGTAATGATTATATTCGTGGTGATCGTTTGCTCAAAACCTGGGCTAAACATTCTGATTTGTTAACGGGCGATGTAAATGCTCAGAAATGTCCAAAATGCAAG ATTTACATACAACGAATAAATGGCTGTGACCATATGCATTGCATTCGATGTAAATCCGATTTCTGTTACCGTTGTGGTGATCCTATTCGTCATGTTCGTTTCTTTGGTGATCATTATTCTAGGCTTAGTGTGTTTGGTTGTAAATACCGATACAAGCCCAAAAATCCgattcaaagaaaattagTTCGTGGTGCCGTACTGGGCAGTAAATTGGTGGTATTGCCCGTATTAACCACCGTATGTCTTTGTACTGGAATTTTAGTTCTAGCAGTTGGTGTTGCTGCTATGCCATTTGTCGGTGGTATCTATTTCTTCAATTATATTCGAAATCAACGTCATCGAACCATGGTACATCTCTATAATTATCGTATTAATCGCCAAGATGGCCATGTTCAAAATCAGAATCAATCATCTCATCAAAGTACAATTGCCGTTATTAACGATGGCAATCAATCTATTCCCTCCTTTGACCTGTATGAACAAGACAGTTTGGCAGCTATTAATGTTCTGGAATGGCAATCCATGTATTCACtggatgaaaatgtttccagtaacaataatgataatgccactaatgattaa
- the LOC124494614 gene encoding arginine kinase isoform X3 → MNHRIHFGCPKKMVDQATLSKLEAGFQKLQNAQDCHSLLKKYLTRDVLDQLKTKKTDMGATLLDVIQSGVENLDSGVGIYAPDAQSYKTFAALFDPIIDDYHKGFKPTDKHPQTDFGNIEHFVNVDPKNEYVISTRVRCGRSLKGYPFNPMLTEAQYKEMETKVKGQLATFEGELKGTYYPLLGMDKATQQKLIDDHFLFKEGDRFLQAANACRYWPVGRGIFHNDKKTFLMWVNEEDHLRIISMQKGGDLKEVFGRLVKAVKHIEQKIPFSRDDRLGYLTFCPTNLGTTIRASVHIKLPKLAADRKKLEEVAARYNLQVRGTAGEHTESVGGIYDISNKRRMGLTEYQAVKEMQDGIIELIKMEKSL, encoded by the exons ATGAACCACCGAATCCATTTTGG CTgtccgaaaaaaatggtcgaTCAAGCTACCCTGAGTAAATTGGAAGCCGGTTTCCAAAAATTACAGAATGCTCAAGattgtcattcattgttgaaaaagTATTTGACTCGCGATGTGTTAGATCAACTCAAGACGAAAAAGACCGACATGGGCGCAACATTATTGGATGTTATCCAATCTG GCGTGGAAAACCTGGACAGTGGTGTTGGTATCTATGCTCCTGATGCTCAATCATACAAAACATTTGCTGCATTGTTCGAtccaatcattgatgattaccATAAAGGCTTCAAACCGACCGATAAACATCCGCAAACTGATTTCGGCAATATCGAACACTTTGTCAATGTTGATCCTAAAAACGAATACGTCATTTCTACTCGTGTTCGATGTGGCCGTTCGTTGAAAGGCTATCCATTCAACCCTATGTTGACAGAGGCT CAATACAAAGAAATGGAAACCAAAGTGAAAGGACAATTGGCCACATTTGAAGGCGAATTGAAAGGCACCTATTACCCATTGTTGGGAATGGATAAAGCTACTCAACAgaaattgatcgatgatcATTTCTTGTTCAAGGAAGGTGATCGATTCTTGCAAGCTGCCAATGCATGTCGTTACTGGCCTGTTGGTCGTGGTATCTTccacaatgacaaaaaaacattcttgATGTGGGTAAACGAAGAAG aTCATTTGCGTATCATTTCCATGCAAAAAGGTGGTGATCTAAAAGAGGTCTTTGGACGTTTGGTCAAG GCTGTCAAGCACATTGAACAAAAGATTCCATTCTCTCGTGATGACCGTCTCGGTTATTTGACATTCTGTCCAACCAATCTTGGCACAACCATCCGTGCTTCGGTTCATATCAAACTTCCGAAATTGGCCGCTGACCGTAAGAAGTTGGAAGAAGTGGCTGCTCGTTACAATCTTCAAGTGCGTGGCACTGCAGGTGAACATACCGAAAGTGTGGGTGGTATCTATGATATTAGTAACAAACGACGAATGGGTCTCACCGAATACCAAGCTGTTAAGGAAATGCAAGATggcatcattgaattgattaaaatggaaaaatcattGTAA
- the LOC124494614 gene encoding arginine kinase isoform X1 — protein MASKKGVLAVGGIVTAVAAYYYLKPSSCPKKMVDQATLSKLEAGFQKLQNAQDCHSLLKKYLTRDVLDQLKTKKTDMGATLLDVIQSGVENLDSGVGIYAPDAQSYKTFAALFDPIIDDYHKGFKPTDKHPQTDFGNIEHFVNVDPKNEYVISTRVRCGRSLKGYPFNPMLTEAQYKEMETKVKGQLATFEGELKGTYYPLLGMDKATQQKLIDDHFLFKEGDRFLQAANACRYWPVGRGIFHNDKKTFLMWVNEEDHLRIISMQKGGDLKEVFGRLVKAVKHIEQKIPFSRDDRLGYLTFCPTNLGTTIRASVHIKLPKLAADRKKLEEVAARYNLQVRGTAGEHTESVGGIYDISNKRRMGLTEYQAVKEMQDGIIELIKMEKSL, from the exons ATGGCATCCAAAAAAGGTGTTTTGGCCGTTGGTGGTATTGTAACTGCCGTTGCAGCATATTATTATCTCAAACCGTCTAG CTgtccgaaaaaaatggtcgaTCAAGCTACCCTGAGTAAATTGGAAGCCGGTTTCCAAAAATTACAGAATGCTCAAGattgtcattcattgttgaaaaagTATTTGACTCGCGATGTGTTAGATCAACTCAAGACGAAAAAGACCGACATGGGCGCAACATTATTGGATGTTATCCAATCTG GCGTGGAAAACCTGGACAGTGGTGTTGGTATCTATGCTCCTGATGCTCAATCATACAAAACATTTGCTGCATTGTTCGAtccaatcattgatgattaccATAAAGGCTTCAAACCGACCGATAAACATCCGCAAACTGATTTCGGCAATATCGAACACTTTGTCAATGTTGATCCTAAAAACGAATACGTCATTTCTACTCGTGTTCGATGTGGCCGTTCGTTGAAAGGCTATCCATTCAACCCTATGTTGACAGAGGCT CAATACAAAGAAATGGAAACCAAAGTGAAAGGACAATTGGCCACATTTGAAGGCGAATTGAAAGGCACCTATTACCCATTGTTGGGAATGGATAAAGCTACTCAACAgaaattgatcgatgatcATTTCTTGTTCAAGGAAGGTGATCGATTCTTGCAAGCTGCCAATGCATGTCGTTACTGGCCTGTTGGTCGTGGTATCTTccacaatgacaaaaaaacattcttgATGTGGGTAAACGAAGAAG aTCATTTGCGTATCATTTCCATGCAAAAAGGTGGTGATCTAAAAGAGGTCTTTGGACGTTTGGTCAAG GCTGTCAAGCACATTGAACAAAAGATTCCATTCTCTCGTGATGACCGTCTCGGTTATTTGACATTCTGTCCAACCAATCTTGGCACAACCATCCGTGCTTCGGTTCATATCAAACTTCCGAAATTGGCCGCTGACCGTAAGAAGTTGGAAGAAGTGGCTGCTCGTTACAATCTTCAAGTGCGTGGCACTGCAGGTGAACATACCGAAAGTGTGGGTGGTATCTATGATATTAGTAACAAACGACGAATGGGTCTCACCGAATACCAAGCTGTTAAGGAAATGCAAGATggcatcattgaattgattaaaatggaaaaatcattGTAA
- the LOC124494614 gene encoding arginine kinase isoform X2 yields the protein MLSFYSLSIIVREYLEQYEFCPKKMVDQATLSKLEAGFQKLQNAQDCHSLLKKYLTRDVLDQLKTKKTDMGATLLDVIQSGVENLDSGVGIYAPDAQSYKTFAALFDPIIDDYHKGFKPTDKHPQTDFGNIEHFVNVDPKNEYVISTRVRCGRSLKGYPFNPMLTEAQYKEMETKVKGQLATFEGELKGTYYPLLGMDKATQQKLIDDHFLFKEGDRFLQAANACRYWPVGRGIFHNDKKTFLMWVNEEDHLRIISMQKGGDLKEVFGRLVKAVKHIEQKIPFSRDDRLGYLTFCPTNLGTTIRASVHIKLPKLAADRKKLEEVAARYNLQVRGTAGEHTESVGGIYDISNKRRMGLTEYQAVKEMQDGIIELIKMEKSL from the exons AtgctttcattttattctttgtcCATCATTGTTCGTGAATATCTTGAACAGTACGAATT CTgtccgaaaaaaatggtcgaTCAAGCTACCCTGAGTAAATTGGAAGCCGGTTTCCAAAAATTACAGAATGCTCAAGattgtcattcattgttgaaaaagTATTTGACTCGCGATGTGTTAGATCAACTCAAGACGAAAAAGACCGACATGGGCGCAACATTATTGGATGTTATCCAATCTG GCGTGGAAAACCTGGACAGTGGTGTTGGTATCTATGCTCCTGATGCTCAATCATACAAAACATTTGCTGCATTGTTCGAtccaatcattgatgattaccATAAAGGCTTCAAACCGACCGATAAACATCCGCAAACTGATTTCGGCAATATCGAACACTTTGTCAATGTTGATCCTAAAAACGAATACGTCATTTCTACTCGTGTTCGATGTGGCCGTTCGTTGAAAGGCTATCCATTCAACCCTATGTTGACAGAGGCT CAATACAAAGAAATGGAAACCAAAGTGAAAGGACAATTGGCCACATTTGAAGGCGAATTGAAAGGCACCTATTACCCATTGTTGGGAATGGATAAAGCTACTCAACAgaaattgatcgatgatcATTTCTTGTTCAAGGAAGGTGATCGATTCTTGCAAGCTGCCAATGCATGTCGTTACTGGCCTGTTGGTCGTGGTATCTTccacaatgacaaaaaaacattcttgATGTGGGTAAACGAAGAAG aTCATTTGCGTATCATTTCCATGCAAAAAGGTGGTGATCTAAAAGAGGTCTTTGGACGTTTGGTCAAG GCTGTCAAGCACATTGAACAAAAGATTCCATTCTCTCGTGATGACCGTCTCGGTTATTTGACATTCTGTCCAACCAATCTTGGCACAACCATCCGTGCTTCGGTTCATATCAAACTTCCGAAATTGGCCGCTGACCGTAAGAAGTTGGAAGAAGTGGCTGCTCGTTACAATCTTCAAGTGCGTGGCACTGCAGGTGAACATACCGAAAGTGTGGGTGGTATCTATGATATTAGTAACAAACGACGAATGGGTCTCACCGAATACCAAGCTGTTAAGGAAATGCAAGATggcatcattgaattgattaaaatggaaaaatcattGTAA